Proteins from one Salvelinus sp. IW2-2015 linkage group LG9, ASM291031v2, whole genome shotgun sequence genomic window:
- the LOC111968887 gene encoding 14-3-3 protein zeta, with protein sequence MDKAELIQKAKLAEQAERYDDMAASMKEVTEQGGELSNEERNLLSVAYKNVVGARRSAWRVISSIGQKTEGSDKKLAMVNEYREKVEGELRDICNDVLELLNKYLIENSTNAESKVFYLKMKGDYYRYLAEVASGNDKTATIEHSQEAYQQAFDISKKEMDPTHPIRLGLALNFSVFFYEILNSPEKACSLAKQAFDDAIAELDKLNEESYKDSTLIMQLLRDNLTLWTSDNAPEEGEAGEAGEAGEAGENEN encoded by the exons ATGGATAAAGCGGAGCTTATTCAGAAGGCCAAGTTGGCGGAGCAAGCCGAGCGCTACGATGACATGGCCGCCTCGATGAAGGAGGTAACGGAACAGGGGGGCGAGCTGTCAAACGAGGAGAGGAACCTGCTATCTGTCGCATACAAGAACGTGGTCGGAGCACGGCGGTCGGCATGGAGGGTGATCTCCAGCATCGGACAGAAGACGGAGGGAAGCGACAAGAAGCTCGCAATGGTCAATGAATACCGGGAGAAGGTGGAGGGCGAGCTGAGAGATATCTGCAACGACGTACTG GAACTGCTGAATAAATATTTAATTGAGAACTCCACAAATGCTGAAAGCAAAGTCTTCTATCTTAAGATGAAGGGCGACTACTATAGATACCTTGCCGAAGTTGCCTCTGGGAATGACAAAACAG CAACCATAGAGCACTCTCAGGAGGCGTACCAGCAGGCGTTTGACATCAGCAAGAAGGAGATGGACCCCACGCATCCCATCCGCCTGGGCCTGGCCCTCAACTTCTCAGTCTTCTTCTATGAGATCCTCAACTCTCCAGAGAAAGCCTGCTCACTGGCCAAACAG GCATTTGATGACGCCATTGCAGAGCTGGACAAACTGAACGAGGAGTCATACAAAGACAGCACTCTCATCATGCAGCTGCTCAGAGACAACCTGACA TTATGGACATCCGATAACGCGCCTGAGGAAGGCGAGGCTGGAGAAGCTGGAGAAGCCGGCGAAGCCGGAGAGAACGAGAACTGA